A region from the Altererythrobacter sp. H2 genome encodes:
- a CDS encoding helix-turn-helix domain-containing protein, with product MTEDNDISAEQLPLDNTGQRLRRAREAAGMTAEQVAAETRIPLRHIETIERGDFASLPSRTYAMGFSRTYAKAVGLDDKEVGAQLRAELGHNPNDRPMAPRYEPGDPARVPSRGLAWLSALAAVLLLIGGFAFYRSYWAPGSGPAPLDEPAEQAAPVDPAASPAPGAGAAAGQVVFTSLEDGVWVKFYDASGAQLMQKQMALNERYVLPADAEGPQIWTGRPDALRITVDGKPVPKLSDSETVVKDMPVSAQDLLARGGTSG from the coding sequence ATGACAGAGGATAACGACATCTCGGCGGAACAGCTTCCGCTCGATAACACCGGGCAGCGCCTGCGCCGAGCGCGCGAGGCTGCCGGTATGACAGCGGAGCAGGTTGCCGCTGAAACCCGCATTCCCCTGCGGCACATCGAAACGATCGAACGGGGCGATTTCGCCAGCCTGCCGTCGCGCACCTACGCGATGGGTTTTTCGCGCACCTATGCCAAGGCGGTCGGGCTGGACGACAAGGAAGTCGGCGCGCAGCTGCGTGCGGAGCTGGGCCACAATCCCAACGACCGGCCGATGGCGCCCCGTTACGAGCCGGGTGATCCGGCCCGCGTCCCTTCACGCGGACTGGCCTGGCTCAGTGCCCTGGCCGCCGTCCTTTTGCTGATCGGCGGATTTGCATTCTACCGCAGTTATTGGGCGCCGGGCAGCGGCCCGGCCCCGCTCGACGAGCCGGCCGAGCAGGCTGCGCCGGTCGATCCTGCGGCATCTCCGGCTCCGGGCGCTGGTGCCGCAGCAGGCCAGGTGGTCTTCACCTCGCTGGAAGACGGCGTCTGGGTCAAGTTCTATGACGCCAGCGGGGCGCAGCTGATGCAGAAGCAGATGGCGCTCAACGAACGTTACGTCCTGCCAGCCGACGCTGAAGGGCCGCAGATCTGGACCGGGCGGCCAGACGCGTTGCGCATCACGGTTGATGGCAAACCGGTGCCGAAGCTCTCCGACAGCGAAACCGTGGTCAAGGACATGCCTGTTTCGGCTCAGGATCTGCTGGCGCGTGGTGGCACCAGCGGCTGA
- the ptsP gene encoding phosphoenolpyruvate--protein phosphotransferase yields the protein MGAAAAARTILTRMHEVMASRLPAQSKLDRVVEIIGESFDSEVCSIYLLREGMLELFATRGLNQSAVHVTRMAIGEGLTGTIAANVETLNLAEAKAHPDFQYRPETGEDKFHSFAGVPIVYRERAVGTLCVQHVDPRRYEDVEIEALQTTAMVLSEMIANAELIDEEDAFGASQLNTEPQTVSGLPLVKGLAAGFAVYHQPRVTIEHVMAEDTEAERQRVFRAFDRMREQIESMASQAEFGGGGEHEEVLETYKMFAYDEGWSRRINEAIDSGLTAEAAIERVQQRTRMRMREIDDPLLADRMHDLEDLSNRLLRIVSGQMGTAASQGLRKDTILIAKNLGPAELLEYDRRRLKGVILEEGSLTAHVVIVARAMGVPVLGRIRGLRGAVREGDAVLLDAEKGTATIRPSAPMADAFDGRFAKSRERQALYAAMRDVEPFTRCGTRIQVMMNAGLRDDMSALQLSGADGVGLFRTEFQFLVSATLPQRDRQTRLYRDVLEAAGDKPVIFRTVDIGGDKAVPYLRQESAASDENPAMGWRALRLALEREGLLKAQARALLDAAAGRTLNVMFPMVSEPWEFDAAKAVFDEQLQFQRRHRKLLPEAIRYGAMLEVPALAEVLDLLMPKLSFLSVGTNDLTQFLFAADRANPKLAERYDWLSPAILRFLRRVSQAVAGQGVDLGVCGEMGGRRLEALALLGIGFRRLSITPVSVGPIKELVRKVDLDEITAAMNNWLAVPPPDMRAALSEWASERGIEHD from the coding sequence ATGGGAGCAGCAGCCGCCGCACGCACCATCCTGACAAGGATGCACGAGGTCATGGCCTCGCGCCTTCCTGCCCAGTCCAAGCTGGACCGGGTGGTGGAGATCATCGGCGAAAGTTTCGACAGCGAGGTCTGCTCGATCTACCTCCTGCGGGAGGGGATGCTCGAGCTCTTCGCCACTCGTGGTCTGAACCAGAGTGCGGTCCACGTCACCCGCATGGCGATTGGCGAAGGGCTGACCGGCACGATCGCCGCAAACGTCGAGACGCTCAACCTGGCCGAGGCCAAGGCCCATCCCGACTTCCAGTACCGGCCCGAAACCGGCGAGGACAAGTTTCACTCCTTTGCCGGGGTGCCAATCGTCTACCGCGAGCGGGCGGTCGGCACTTTGTGCGTCCAGCACGTCGATCCACGCCGTTACGAAGATGTCGAGATCGAAGCGTTGCAGACCACTGCAATGGTTCTTTCCGAAATGATCGCGAATGCCGAGCTGATCGACGAGGAAGACGCTTTCGGTGCATCGCAGCTGAACACCGAGCCGCAGACGGTCTCCGGCCTGCCGCTGGTCAAGGGGCTGGCCGCGGGATTTGCCGTCTACCACCAGCCGCGGGTCACGATCGAGCACGTCATGGCCGAAGACACCGAGGCCGAGCGCCAGCGGGTGTTCCGCGCCTTCGACCGGATGCGCGAACAGATCGAATCGATGGCCAGCCAGGCCGAATTCGGCGGCGGTGGCGAGCACGAGGAAGTGCTCGAGACCTACAAGATGTTCGCCTACGACGAAGGCTGGTCGCGCCGGATCAACGAGGCGATCGATTCCGGCCTGACCGCCGAAGCCGCGATCGAACGGGTCCAGCAGCGCACCCGGATGCGGATGCGGGAGATCGACGATCCCCTGCTGGCTGACCGGATGCATGACCTGGAGGACCTGTCGAACCGCCTCCTGCGGATTGTCAGCGGCCAGATGGGCACTGCGGCCAGCCAAGGCCTGCGCAAGGATACGATCCTGATTGCGAAGAACCTGGGCCCTGCCGAGCTGCTGGAATATGACCGGCGGCGGCTGAAGGGGGTAATCCTCGAGGAAGGCTCGCTCACCGCGCACGTGGTGATCGTCGCCCGCGCCATGGGGGTGCCGGTGCTCGGCCGCATCCGCGGGTTGCGCGGCGCGGTGCGGGAAGGCGACGCCGTCTTGCTCGATGCCGAAAAGGGCACGGCCACAATCCGCCCCTCGGCGCCGATGGCCGATGCCTTCGACGGTCGCTTCGCCAAATCGCGCGAACGCCAGGCGCTCTATGCCGCCATGCGCGATGTCGAACCGTTCACCCGTTGCGGCACGCGCATCCAGGTGATGATGAATGCGGGCCTGCGCGACGACATGAGCGCGCTGCAGCTGTCGGGTGCGGACGGGGTCGGCCTGTTCCGCACCGAGTTCCAGTTCCTCGTCTCGGCTACGCTGCCGCAGCGCGACCGGCAGACCCGCCTTTACCGCGACGTGCTGGAAGCGGCAGGCGACAAGCCGGTGATTTTCCGCACGGTCGATATCGGCGGCGACAAGGCAGTGCCCTATCTTCGGCAGGAATCGGCTGCCAGTGACGAGAACCCGGCCATGGGCTGGCGCGCGCTGCGGCTGGCGCTGGAACGCGAAGGCCTGCTCAAGGCGCAGGCGCGTGCCTTGCTCGACGCGGCTGCTGGCCGCACGCTGAACGTCATGTTCCCGATGGTATCAGAGCCATGGGAGTTTGACGCCGCCAAGGCTGTGTTCGACGAACAGCTCCAGTTCCAGCGTCGGCATCGCAAGCTTCTGCCCGAAGCGATCCGCTACGGCGCGATGCTGGAAGTGCCGGCTCTGGCCGAAGTGCTGGACCTGCTTATGCCGAAGCTGTCGTTCCTGTCGGTCGGGACCAATGATCTGACCCAGTTCCTGTTTGCGGCGGACCGGGCCAACCCGAAGCTGGCTGAGCGGTATGACTGGCTCAGCCCGGCGATCCTGCGGTTTCTGCGGCGGGTATCGCAGGCGGTGGCGGGCCAGGGAGTCGATCTGGGGGTTTGCGGCGAGATGGGGGGGCGGCGCCTTGAAGCGCTTGCCCTGCTCGGCATCGGGTTCCGGCGGCTGTCCATTACCCCTGTATCGGTCGGACCGATCAAGGAACTGGTCCGCAAGGTCGACCTTGATGAAATTACCGCCGCGATGAACAACTGGCTCGCAGTCCCTCCGCCTGACATGCGCGCCGCCCTTTCGGAATGGGCCAGCGAGCGAGGGATTGAGCATGATTAG
- a CDS encoding DUF1465 family protein: MNQPSDISEPIIEALYSEALVLADEVRSVFDLRHVAGADFDGDRLRFAMSVEGLRTTTRIMHVLAWLLNQRAYLSGDMTEFQLRRHGTLPLDRPSDPENLAILEKPTRDLIEATETLHGRVSRLDKAWRAGFAGRPSGIRDLHERLGRELRVVGH; encoded by the coding sequence ATGAACCAACCGAGCGACATCAGCGAGCCGATCATCGAAGCGCTCTACAGCGAGGCCCTCGTGCTGGCCGACGAGGTGCGCTCGGTGTTCGACCTGCGCCATGTCGCCGGTGCCGACTTCGATGGCGACCGGCTACGCTTCGCCATGTCGGTTGAAGGCCTGCGCACCACCACCCGGATCATGCATGTGCTCGCCTGGCTGCTCAACCAGCGCGCCTACCTGAGCGGCGACATGACCGAGTTCCAGTTGCGGCGCCATGGCACCCTGCCGCTTGACCGGCCATCCGATCCGGAAAACCTGGCGATCCTGGAAAAGCCGACCCGGGACCTGATCGAAGCGACCGAAACGCTGCACGGCCGGGTATCCCGGCTCGACAAAGCCTGGCGCGCCGGGTTCGCCGGTCGTCCAAGCGGCATACGCGATCTGCACGAGCGGCTGGGCCGCGAACTGCGCGTGGTCGGCCACTAA
- a CDS encoding YdcH family protein has product MTEQEMRKRLATLRIEHRDLDAAINALTDSGSTDQLQIARLKKRKLMLRDQIALIEDQLIPDIIA; this is encoded by the coding sequence GTGACCGAACAGGAAATGCGCAAACGGCTGGCGACGCTGCGGATCGAGCACCGCGATCTCGACGCTGCCATCAACGCGCTGACCGATTCCGGATCGACTGATCAGTTGCAGATTGCCCGGCTGAAGAAACGCAAGCTGATGCTGCGGGACCAGATCGCCCTGATCGAGGACCAGCTAATCCCGGATATCATCGCCTGA
- the tilS gene encoding tRNA lysidine(34) synthetase TilS, with product MALLLLAKAAFPDMIEAATVDHGLRPESADEAALVGRVCASLAVPHRVLKVEVGTGNIQHRARSARYAALGGWLEERGLEVLLTAHQMDDQAETLVMRLNRGSGLRGLAGIRARTRVPDGDRPLLRPLLGWRRAELEAVVRAGGLPFVDDPSNADPRFDRVRVRQALAAADWLVVPGLARSAALLAEAENVLEFAVGREWSQCVVPHGDGFSYAALRTGLPGPNLVRIGVIQAAARALGGSLDTGEAAQMASALLRGQRCNIGGIAGCTRDAAGERTWLFTRENPRTTG from the coding sequence ATGGCATTGCTGCTCTTGGCCAAGGCCGCGTTCCCCGACATGATCGAGGCGGCTACGGTGGATCACGGGCTGCGGCCTGAAAGCGCTGACGAAGCGGCGCTGGTGGGGCGGGTCTGCGCCAGTCTGGCTGTCCCGCACCGGGTGCTGAAGGTTGAAGTGGGCACGGGTAATATCCAGCACCGTGCTCGCTCGGCCCGCTATGCCGCGCTGGGAGGCTGGCTGGAAGAGCGCGGGCTGGAGGTCCTTCTCACCGCGCATCAGATGGATGACCAGGCCGAAACGCTGGTGATGCGGCTTAACCGGGGAAGCGGGCTGAGGGGGCTGGCCGGCATCCGGGCCAGAACTCGTGTTCCTGATGGCGATCGACCCTTGCTGCGTCCCCTGCTCGGCTGGCGCCGGGCGGAACTGGAGGCGGTGGTCCGCGCTGGCGGATTGCCGTTTGTTGACGACCCGTCGAACGCGGATCCCCGGTTTGACCGGGTCCGCGTCCGCCAGGCTCTCGCTGCGGCTGACTGGCTCGTGGTGCCGGGGCTGGCCCGCAGCGCGGCGCTGCTCGCCGAAGCTGAAAACGTGCTCGAATTCGCAGTCGGGCGGGAATGGAGCCAATGCGTGGTGCCGCATGGTGACGGCTTTTCCTACGCCGCCCTTCGCACCGGTCTGCCGGGGCCCAACCTAGTCCGCATCGGGGTGATCCAGGCTGCCGCGCGGGCACTGGGCGGTTCACTCGATACCGGCGAGGCGGCCCAGATGGCGTCCGCGCTGCTTCGCGGGCAGCGGTGCAATATCGGGGGAATTGCTGGCTGCACGCGCGATGCCGCGGGCGAGCGGACGTGGCTGTTCACGCGCGAGAACCCGCGCACCACCGGTTAG
- a CDS encoding tetratricopeptide repeat protein, which produces MITRSSRAMVGALAMLATGVTAFPALAQDATGEARIRKLEAEVRALQRQVFPGGDGRFFEPEINNSAPARTGPATPSTTAVTDILIRLDALEAQIQTLTAQTEQNANALTQVLGRLTALESGAAPAAPLAGPAIGGVAATPAAIVPATSVPATTAPAASTATRPPTTPAATGPSAQRLAAVQAIAKPQTDDAGGDEYSYGFRLWDAKFYPEAQQQLALYVDKHPRHAQISFGRNLLGRAFLDDGKPRDAATWFLRNYQADKNGARAGDSLLYLAEAMIALKDTNRACIALAEFAETYPALATGRLSGQYEANRKKVTCN; this is translated from the coding sequence ATGATCACCCGGAGCAGCCGCGCCATGGTCGGCGCCCTTGCAATGCTGGCAACAGGCGTCACCGCCTTCCCGGCACTGGCCCAGGATGCGACCGGCGAAGCCCGCATCCGCAAGCTCGAGGCTGAAGTGCGCGCGCTTCAGCGGCAGGTATTCCCGGGCGGAGACGGCCGCTTTTTCGAGCCCGAGATCAACAACAGCGCCCCGGCGCGTACCGGCCCGGCCACGCCGAGCACGACTGCGGTTACCGATATCCTTATTCGCCTTGACGCGCTCGAAGCGCAGATCCAGACGCTGACCGCCCAGACCGAGCAGAACGCGAATGCGCTTACTCAAGTCCTGGGCCGGCTGACCGCACTGGAAAGCGGCGCAGCGCCTGCAGCGCCGCTTGCCGGTCCGGCGATTGGCGGGGTGGCAGCCACACCGGCGGCCATCGTGCCTGCCACGTCCGTGCCCGCCACGACCGCGCCCGCAGCAAGCACCGCCACACGCCCTCCTACCACACCAGCGGCGACTGGCCCCTCGGCCCAGCGACTTGCCGCCGTTCAGGCCATCGCCAAGCCGCAGACGGACGATGCCGGCGGGGATGAATACAGTTACGGCTTCCGTCTGTGGGATGCGAAGTTCTATCCCGAAGCCCAGCAGCAACTCGCTTTGTACGTCGATAAGCATCCGCGTCACGCGCAGATTTCTTTCGGGCGCAACCTGCTCGGGCGGGCGTTCCTCGACGATGGCAAGCCGCGCGATGCTGCGACATGGTTCCTGCGCAATTATCAGGCTGACAAGAACGGCGCCCGGGCCGGGGACAGCCTGCTCTATCTGGCCGAAGCCATGATCGCCCTCAAGGACACCAACCGCGCGTGCATCGCCCTGGCGGAATTCGCCGAGACCTATCCGGCGCTCGCCACCGGGCGGCTTTCGGGCCAGTATGAAGCAAACCGGAAAAAGGTGACCTGCAATTGA
- a CDS encoding YdcH family protein: MASSPVQAHTDALESKHAGLESRLREEMSRPIPDAARVQALKRQKLRIKEELATI; encoded by the coding sequence ATGGCATCGAGCCCAGTGCAAGCCCACACAGACGCCCTCGAAAGCAAGCATGCCGGACTTGAATCGCGCTTGCGCGAGGAAATGAGCCGGCCGATACCGGATGCGGCGAGGGTCCAGGCACTCAAGCGCCAGAAACTCCGTATCAAGGAAGAACTCGCCACCATCTGA